DNA sequence from the Paramormyrops kingsleyae isolate MSU_618 chromosome 14, PKINGS_0.4, whole genome shotgun sequence genome:
CAGATTACCTTTCCAATCTACAAATGAATAGCATTGCTGTAATTAAGGCATTATGACTTTAAAATCtaaaatgtgaaaaagaaaTGTGTACCCCCATTGCTTCTCCTTTGAAAGAGcagaattattattttctttcattCTCTCTTTAAAGAACAAAGCAGATGGAACTGAAAGGTAAATGAGCATTTTAATAATCTCTATATATTTTATGCCTGCTTTCATTTCCGCACCGTTCTGCAAAGCACTGTAGCTCATCCAAGAAGATGCACAGAAGTTTTCCCTCCAGGTTTGCATTCATTTCTTGGATTCTGGTCATGTATTCATCTAAGGCCTAACACATAAGAAAGAAAAGGTTGATTGCTGATATAAGGTGTCCCTTACTTAGTTTATTACTATAAGCTGCTAGCTAAGGTGTTTAATGTCTCATCGTAAGAGCCACACAGCCTCACTGGTCCACTATTAACTAATTAAAACTACATCAGAGAGCAGTTATGTAGAGTACCTTACAGATATCGTGGTGCATTTCAGAGTGATACCAATCCAGGATTTCAGGCTCTTTCTTTTCAATCATGTTGTTTTGCTCAGTGTTGATTATTCCTCTAAAGATGTTCATAAATACTTCCTAAAAGTACAACAAACAACATGATTTTTTCGATTACTAAGGCTACTTTGCGCATGGCTATTCTGATTAGCCTGTAGGAACTCTCACCTTTAGCTGCTGCCAGTATTTCTCTTTGATCTGGTTCAAAAAGTCATCCTCCAGGGGAAGGACCATAATGTTATCACACATATCTGGCTGGAGAGTGGGGCTTCCCATCAATTCCTCGCTGTCGGCCAATGCAACTTGATCAGCACAATCAAATACTTGAAATCACAGAATGGTAATCAAATCATATGGGTTAAGTGAACTGTGAGTTGCAGATTTTGATCCAGATTCCAGTTATTGCATTATTCCAGCTACATTACAAGCTGCATAATGCAAAGTATGAACTAACgttattttttacaaaattttaCTCTCTACACAACAGCAATTTACCTTTTGTAATCGTTCAGAATCCACTTCAGCAGAGCATAGGAATCTTTGGTTTCTATCTCCTTCTGGTAGATTTCCTTGAGGTGTTGGGCAATGGCCTGATGGTAGCTGTCCACGTAGGTGTTAAAGACATTGAAGCTGGGATGGTAGCACTTTTTTAGGTTGTTCTTCACGTTCTCCAAGTCCTCCACCACAGCCTTGCCTAGTTGGCCAAGGTGAACAGCCAGCCATGCTCTGTTCTGCTCCTTGGTGTCCAGGGTCACACTCTGGATCTTAGCCTTAACCCCATCCCTCACTGCCTCCTTCCAGGAGTCCCTCCAGCTCCACTCCCCACTGCCTGGGTCCTTCTccctcttctcctcctcctggaTGATCTGAGCCACTTTAACCAACAGCTCTGTGTCACAGGGCTGCTCATTGTTTGAGTCTCGGACGACGCTCATCATCTTGTCTCGGAGGGCTTTATAGAGAAGATTAAGGTCCTTCTCCTTGTTTTTAAGGTGCAtggaaggtgttttggagccatTTTCCTCTAGTTGTCTCTTGAGCTCCTGCCGTTCAAAGATAAAACTCCGGTATGCCTTTTCAAGTCTCGTGCTCTGGATGAGATCGTGGATCTCCATAGCTACAACCATTAGTACAAAAAAGTCAAATACCACTACCCTTCTTCATAACATGCCGTACCAGCACATTTAATACAGGATGTTTGCTGTAATCATACTTGCCACAAAGAGCactgcaatgatatattttttaatgaattgtCTATGATACAAATTGATAATGGTATCATTAGTCGACCAATGATGGGGCAGGGAAACCAATCACATAACTGCAAGCAAATTATAACAACGTGtgttaatatattatatatgtaacCTTACCAGAAAGCGATGAAGACTCCGCTGGGCATGTGTTACCCTCACCAGCTCGTAGTAGGAGGGGCTCATTTTCTCTATTATCATTTTTGTGAACTTTCTGAAATTTCGTCAGGTCAATATTGCTGGAATCTCCCTTTGTGTCCCCTGCTATATCAGCGACAAATCAAAACTTGACATCTTCAGCTGAAACCTCTTAAGAATACTCAACATTAGCGTCCGGTGCTTCTTTTGTACTTGCTCCTAAATAAGTGGGCTCTTTTTATAAAAAgatattaaatttttttaaaatgacagtTGCCTTGGCATTTATAAGGCTGCAAATAATAATGAATCAATAATTTGTGACATATCCATGGAGACAAATTTACAAAATAAGATTTCAGGCAAGCCTCAAATAATAATTGAAAAAACTAACAAAGGAATGTGAAATGATTATCCATCCAGAGGAtcaacatacagtacagtaacgtACCATTTGAAGATGAATTTCCCATCAGGCAATGTGGCTTTTTAAAGTGTTTACTTTTAACGTCAGCCAACCAGTTTCAACCTGAAGAAGAAACAAATAatactgtggggggggggggggactctttATGGCAGGCATGGCGAAGGAGAGAATATCCACGTAGCAACTCCAATATACCAGGATTTTATTACATGAAACACAAAGGGAGAAGCAAAAAACAAGGGGACCTTGAGGGATCAAAGTTAAAGTAAGACAGGGAGCAACACCAGGAACAACAATACCAAAGGAAGGGAGGAATACAGGAAGCTACAATGACAAACACAGGGTAACTGTAACTGAGAAACACACAGGAACACAAGGAAACATAATGACCCACTGAGGAAAAAACATAGGAACTTAAATATACAACTAACAAGACActacacaggacaggtgagaaccataACCAATCAAACCATCACTAAGGATTCAGGCCAACAAGGAACAGGTTAGGTAAATTACAACTAACAGGCACTAAAGACTAGGAAATCCTAACAAAGACTGAGGGCTACCTACAATAGGAGAGACTAGGGACACAAGTACAGCAGAACATAACTAAATGAGGCATGGGCAGGGTAGACCATAAACAGGGACACAAAGTACAGACATAGATTAACAATGCCAGACCTATAGGGATTAAATAAAACCAATATATTAAACAAAAGATGACAGAAAGGATGTCTGCTTCTGAGAAGGGGCTGAGATTAAAATCTGGGTCCCAGTGGTGTGagacgacagtgctaaccactgcaccacccacGTTTTGCGCAAAGTAACTGTCAAAAATACAACATGGTGCACAAGACAGGAGTATAAACCACCtcatattgtgtgtgtggggcatTTGTGAATGAGTGCTGAGAGAGGAGGCCGTGTGAAGCTGGGCCTGATGGGACAGGCAGACTCAGATAAGAGCAAAGCTTTGATCGCTGAAGGTAAAACCAGTGGCCAGTGTGGTTACCAGGTGCAATCTGAGCTCCTCCTGAGGCATAAAGGGGAGCCACGGCAAAGGGAGTATCTGCAACTGCCAAATGTGCACCAAAGTGATAACAGACCCTGAGAGTCGTGTTTTGAATTATATAAACATTCGAAGCAAGTGTTCCTTGGCATATTAATCTCCAGAACCACTGGGGTGCTATATGTATAAGGACTTTGTTCACGTCAGTCTGATTGGAGCCTTTCTCAAAGAGAATTTCCTCAAAGTCAATGCCCATTGGcgtcccattcagggtgtccctttgtcttgtgcttcctggaataggctctaAACTCACCTGAACCTTGTACTGGAAAAGCAATTATgcgagatggatggatggatggatggaacaatGACATATGGGCCTAAAATGTTTGTACAGGGGGCGTGGATGCCTTGGGGTGAGGTGAAGTCAGGGATATACTCCTTCACCTCACCTCTGCTATACCCAGTCATCACACTGGATTTTCTCACAGGCAAATGACTCACTCGCAGGATTTTCTATGACCCAGTTCTGTGCATGTTTTCTTGCATGCTTCCTTATGTGCTGAAGCTCAGACACCTGACTTCGGGTTTCTAACCTGTCTCCGCCTTTGTCAAACCATCTCCACTCCCGTCTCAGAGTCCATACTCCTTCCCGAGTCAATGCCATTATACCCACAGCAGCTCTTACAGCAAGTTATAAATTCCCAGCACAAGTGTATTTGCTGCTTTGCTCTTCTGAACTTATATCTATAACATGATGTTTATTGTGTACTTACATCTGCAACTGAAGTTTAGTTTCTGGTAGAGAAGACAGGTATTAATACATAACAAAACTTGACTCACCACGTCTTTCACTATGAGGATGGATGCTTCTTTACGGGTCTGcttgggctcctgtttcctcgGAGTGGTATCATAGTGATTGTCACCCCAGGCTCTTCAGCTCAGTAAACCACAAGTGCAGTATCTCATGCAGCCGACATCCTGTTCTACTCTCGGTGTGCCTCCACATGACTTTAGCATAACAAGACCATGACAACCTGCATGGTTGAGGCTGCAGCTCCAAGAATGGGCTCATTATTGAACGAATCAAAATGTAATGATGTGGATGTGGACGAGGCGTGGATGTGTCAAAAATCATGTAAAGAGGTCTAGTTGGCGCGAGCTTCTGTGTGTGTTCTTTTGtattttagcttttttttttccaaaatagtGAAGGAGGCTGACCTTTACGGTCTTCAGGCCTGGGCTCCTGCTCAGTTCTGGCTATGCTATGGCATCATTTCTTATTAGCACTAGATGAaattcagaggtggaaagttcaggtgctgaaagaaaaatccagaccaagattttatttcaaccaaccagttgcgtataaagagtcacagtcacagagtactcaactggttggttgaaacaaaatcttggtctggatttttactttctgtacctgaactatccacctctgatcAATGCAGTGGCATGTTACCGAAGCCACGCGATCAGTTATAGTTTACGAgaaagaagaaactgcctgaaAGTGAAATATTGCAGGCCAGACCCGGCCGAGTTTGGCTTCATGATTTTCAAACTGCTGGTAAATTTTGTTTCTATGCGTTGTGTTGCCATTACATTGTttgcaaaaaacaaaagaaaaagcacgCA
Encoded proteins:
- the LOC111838104 gene encoding exocyst complex component 3-like protein 4 isoform X2 codes for the protein MGNSSSNGDTKGDSSNIDLTKFQKVHKNDNRENEPLLLRAGEGNTCPAESSSLSAMEIHDLIQSTRLEKAYRSFIFERQELKRQLEENGSKTPSMHLKNKEKDLNLLYKALRDKMMSVVRDSNNEQPCDTELLVKVAQIIQEEEKREKDPGSGEWSWRDSWKEAVRDGVKAKIQSVTLDTKEQNRAWLAVHLGQLGKAVVEDLENVKNNLKKCYHPSFNVFNTYVDSYHQAIAQHLKEIYQKEIETKDSYALLKWILNDYKSEELMGSPTLQPDMCDNIMVLPLEDDFLNQIKEKYWQQLKEVFMNIFRGIINTEQNNMIEKKEPEILDWYHSEMHHDICKALDEYMTRIQEMNANLEGKLLCIFLDELQCFAERFGNDFEQWYTDMSEPLCAQYQIAHINSFISIQEYLEKHRATSAEQVEKVVQKMDAEVNKLGQTLMEKFKEKTEPNFKNLMRGRWISDEPFREIMNDIEVLSELCQHMRPPYKQKFVDEMHYFVAKQYISQMMTSRWSCGRRDHERIVFTLRRQWGVLYENFENMSSSMNWVYPAGEHLVDIIEKKKSEDIKIVLQSLVKDYPDISRKHLRAVLDFSGKLNCLQKWAILNHLDNLHQNPVHAESQNQKFFSEIPIKKIHCFCCVSGH
- the LOC111838104 gene encoding exocyst complex component 3-like protein 4 isoform X1, whose product is MGNSSSNAGDTKGDSSNIDLTKFQKVHKNDNRENEPLLLRAGEGNTCPAESSSLSAMEIHDLIQSTRLEKAYRSFIFERQELKRQLEENGSKTPSMHLKNKEKDLNLLYKALRDKMMSVVRDSNNEQPCDTELLVKVAQIIQEEEKREKDPGSGEWSWRDSWKEAVRDGVKAKIQSVTLDTKEQNRAWLAVHLGQLGKAVVEDLENVKNNLKKCYHPSFNVFNTYVDSYHQAIAQHLKEIYQKEIETKDSYALLKWILNDYKSEELMGSPTLQPDMCDNIMVLPLEDDFLNQIKEKYWQQLKEVFMNIFRGIINTEQNNMIEKKEPEILDWYHSEMHHDICKALDEYMTRIQEMNANLEGKLLCIFLDELQCFAERFGNDFEQWYTDMSEPLCAQYQIAHINSFISIQEYLEKHRATSAEQVEKVVQKMDAEVNKLGQTLMEKFKEKTEPNFKNLMRGRWISDEPFREIMNDIEVLSELCQHMRPPYKQKFVDEMHYFVAKQYISQMMTSRWSCGRRDHERIVFTLRRQWGVLYENFENMSSSMNWVYPAGEHLVDIIEKKKSEDIKIVLQSLVKDYPDISRKHLRAVLDFSGKLNCLQKWAILNHLDNLHQNPVHAESQNQKFFSEIPIKKIHCFCCVSGH